The following proteins are co-located in the Gordonia polyisoprenivorans genome:
- the argS gene encoding arginine--tRNA ligase, with product MTPADLAVLLSSVTRTVVADHDLDTSLVPDAVVVERPRHADHGDYATNVALQLGKKLGVNPRELAGWLADAFASTDGIAKAEVAGPGFVNIWLAAAAQNTVVATVLDRGTQYGRGDEFADKVINLEFVSANPTGPIHLGGTRWAAVGDALGRVLAARGAAVTREYYFNDHGAQIDRFARSLEAAALGEPTPEDGYAGEYIVDIARQVTEKVPGVLDQPEAQRVETFRAEGVELMFDHIKASLHEFGTDFDVFTHENKMFETGLVDECIAELKANGNLYESDGAWWLRTEQYGDDKDRVVIKSDGEAAYIAGDIAYYRDKRNRGFNLCIYMLGADHHGYIKRLKAAAASLGDDPDTVEVLIGQMVNLVRDGKPVRMSKRAGTVITLDDLVDAVGVDAARYALIRSSIDVNIDIDLDLLAKQSNDNPVYYVQYAHARLAALGRNADDLGLSASIEHLDLLDTAEEGDLIKTLGDFDEVVATAATLREPHRICRYLESLAGTYHRFYAHCRVLPQGEEEAGDIHRARLALCAASRQVLANGLALVGVGAPERM from the coding sequence CACCCGCACCGTCGTGGCAGACCATGACCTCGACACGTCATTGGTCCCCGACGCCGTGGTGGTGGAGCGACCGCGTCATGCCGACCACGGCGACTACGCCACCAACGTCGCACTGCAACTGGGCAAGAAGCTCGGGGTGAATCCCCGTGAGCTGGCCGGATGGCTCGCCGATGCCTTCGCTTCCACCGACGGGATCGCCAAGGCCGAGGTCGCGGGCCCAGGATTCGTCAACATCTGGTTGGCGGCGGCCGCGCAGAACACCGTCGTCGCCACGGTGCTCGACCGGGGCACGCAGTACGGTCGCGGCGACGAATTCGCCGACAAGGTGATCAACCTCGAATTCGTCTCGGCCAACCCGACCGGGCCGATCCACCTCGGTGGCACCCGGTGGGCCGCGGTCGGCGACGCGCTCGGACGCGTGCTGGCGGCCCGCGGGGCCGCGGTGACGCGCGAGTACTACTTCAACGATCACGGCGCCCAGATCGATCGCTTCGCGCGGTCGCTGGAGGCTGCGGCACTCGGCGAGCCGACGCCCGAGGACGGGTACGCGGGCGAGTACATCGTCGACATCGCGCGTCAGGTCACGGAGAAGGTTCCTGGTGTTCTCGACCAGCCGGAGGCGCAGCGGGTCGAGACCTTCCGTGCAGAGGGCGTCGAGTTGATGTTCGACCACATCAAGGCGAGCCTGCACGAGTTCGGCACCGACTTCGACGTCTTCACCCACGAGAACAAGATGTTCGAGACCGGGCTGGTCGACGAGTGCATCGCCGAGCTGAAGGCCAACGGCAACCTCTACGAGTCCGACGGCGCCTGGTGGCTGCGCACCGAGCAGTACGGTGACGACAAGGATCGCGTCGTCATCAAGAGTGACGGAGAGGCCGCCTACATCGCCGGCGACATCGCCTACTACCGCGACAAGCGCAACCGGGGCTTCAACCTGTGCATCTACATGTTGGGCGCCGACCACCACGGATACATCAAGCGGCTCAAGGCGGCCGCGGCCTCCCTCGGTGACGACCCGGACACCGTCGAGGTGCTGATCGGACAGATGGTGAACCTCGTGCGCGACGGCAAGCCGGTGCGGATGAGCAAGCGTGCCGGCACGGTGATCACCCTCGACGACCTCGTCGACGCGGTCGGGGTGGACGCCGCCCGGTATGCGCTGATCCGCTCGTCGATCGACGTCAACATCGACATCGACCTCGATCTGCTCGCCAAGCAGTCCAACGACAACCCGGTGTACTACGTGCAGTACGCCCACGCCCGCCTTGCCGCACTCGGACGCAACGCCGACGATCTCGGGCTCTCGGCGAGCATCGAGCACCTCGATCTGCTCGACACCGCCGAAGAAGGCGACCTCATCAAGACCCTCGGCGACTTCGACGAGGTGGTCGCGACCGCCGCGACTCTGCGTGAGCCGCACCGTATCTGCCGCTACCTCGAGAGCCTCGCCGGGACCTATCACCGCTTCTACGCCCACTGCCGAGTGTTGCCGCAGGGCGAGGAGGAGGCCGGCGACATCCACCGCGCCCGGCTGGCCCTGTGCGCGGCGAGCCGTCAGGTCCTGGCCAACGGATTGGCACTGGTCGGCGTCGGCGCACCGGAGCGGATGTGA